A single window of Rhodamnia argentea isolate NSW1041297 chromosome 5, ASM2092103v1, whole genome shotgun sequence DNA harbors:
- the LOC125315218 gene encoding NAC domain-containing protein 19-like has protein sequence MENEVTEIAPSLQQAIPGCGFRPTEEELLINYLTSEAPGWRGSSCIVPTLDDIYQWNPWDLPAKFQEKSEISSADQQWWFIWPQMQNQRISRKTLSGFSWKITGKHKDIKARNGGGKIGSKITLVFLDGRNSKGAKSNWVMHELHPHPDNTGFVLCWLKRKQDEKADNQEPSIQVAGNQSNDSATAKNEDIPSIPQFQCPEVVITELSKKVYSKSDGSCQNGTKSLAPIHEDNHHFSPDQEHIMWTKYSSNTANSSGSFLAVSEPSNDDINFPHPFLNVDVCSAFEAEEDYTNQPKAEMSGTSKFIGEQADKGWVTADCENSEQLPFAENPGCRTAVTKEWSWIEPWMSPRDRDSFPNGEFFDLGSLISEPEAEIGEIQVSIRRICISILELKHFLQEVQRL, from the exons ATGGAGAATGAAGTCACCGAGATTGCACCATCCCTTCAGCAGGCAATTCCCGGCTGCGGATTCCGCCCAACCGAGGAGGAATTACTAATCAATTACTTGACGTCAGAAGCACCCGGATGGAGAGGAAGTTCCTGCATTGTTCCGACACTAGATGACATCTATCAGTGGAATCCATGGGATTTACCAGCCAAGTTCCAAG AGAAATCAGAAATTTCATCCGCAGATCAACAATGGTGGTTCATATGGCCCCAGATGCAGAACCAACGGATTAGCAGAAAAACCCTTAGTGGTTTCTCCTGGAAGATCACTGGTAAACATAAAGACATTAAGGCTAGAAACGGAGGCGGAAAGATCGGTTCCAAGATAACATTAGTCTTCCTTGATGGCCGGAATTCCAAGGGCGCTAAATCCAACTGGGTCATGCATGAGTTACATCCACATCCGGACAAT acGGGTTTCGTGCTTTGTTGGCTAAAGAGGAAGCAAGATGAGAAAGCAGATAACCAAGAACCATCTATCCAGGTAGCGGGGAACCAATCAAACGATTCAGCTACGGCAAAGAATGAAGACATTCCATCGATACCACAATTTCAGTGTCCTGAAGTTGTTATTACAGAGTTATCTAAAAAAGTTTACAGCAAGAGCGATGGATCATGTCAGAATGGAACAAAATCACTAGCCCCGATACATGAAGACAATCACCACTTCTCACCTGATCAGGAGCATATCATGTGGACTAAATATTCCTCTAATACAGCAAATTCATCAGGAAGTTTCCTTGCTGTATCTGAACCTAGTAATGACGACATAAATTTCCCACATCCTTTTCTTAATGTTGATGTCTGCAGTGCATTTGAAGCTGAAGAAGATTATACAAATCAG CCGAAAGCCGAGATGTCAggaacttcaaaatttattGGTGAACAAGCAGATAAGGGCTGGGTTACTGCGGATTGTGAGAACTCAGAACAACTTCCTTTTGCAGAG AACCCTGGATGTCGTACTGCTGTAACTAAAGAATGGAGCTGGATCGAGCCCTGGATGTCCCCTCGTGATCGTGATTCATTCCCTAACGGCGAGTTTTTCGATCTTGGTAGCCTGATCAGTGAACCTGAAGCAGAAATAGGAGAAATTCAGGTGAGTATTCGTCGCATATGTATCTCGATTCTTGAACTCAAGCATTTTCTTCAAGAAGTCCAGAGATTGTGA